Part of the Spiribacter salinus M19-40 genome, ATCACCACCAGCCCGAGACAGAGCCCACCCAGCGCCGCGTTCATGGGCCGCGAACGATTCAGCCACTGATTGAAAAAATTCATGCGGGAGCAGTCTGCCGGGGGTTCCCCTCGCGCGCCACCCCTGATCAGCGCAACGGGTCACAGTCTCGCGATCAGACCGACACGTCAGTTAGGCTGAAACGATGACAACGATACGCAATCGCTACCTGGACTGGCTGCCGTCATCCGGCTATGCCGAGACGGCCCCTGTCCCGGTCCGGGCCCCTTCCCTGCTGTTGGTTAACGAAACATTGGGCGCAGAGCTCGGCCTGCCGCCGGATTGGCTGCAGGGCGAAAGTGCTGCTCAGCGCTGGGCGGGCAACCAGCTGCCACCGGACAGCCGCCCCATTGCCCTCGCCTACGCCGGTCATCAGTTCGGCCAGCCGGTGCCCCAGCTTGGCGATGGCCGAGCCGTCATCATCGGCCAAGCGCTCGATACCCAGGGCTCGACCTGGGACCTTCAGTTAAAAGGCGCCGGCACCACGCCTTTCTCACGCATGGGGGATGGACGGGCTGGCATCGGTCCGGTGCTCCGGGAGTACATCGTCAGCGAGGCCATGCACGCCCTCAGTATCCCGACCACGCGTTCCCTGGCCGCCGTTACCACCGGAGAGCGCATTGCCCGATCGTTTGGGCCTGAAGCGGGGGCCGTGCTCACCCGTGTGGCCTCAAGCCATTTGCGCTTTGGCAGTTTCGAGTATTTCGCCCATCGCGGTGACGTCGCTGCCCTGCGGCAATTGGCGGATACCGCAATCAGCTGGCATTTCCCGTCACTCGATGCGCATCCGACGCCTGATCGCTGGCTCGCCCTGCTCGATGCACTGGTCGATCAAACCGCTGCCCTGATTGTGGAATGGCTGCGAGTGGGCTTTATTCACGGTGTCATGAATACCGACAACATGGCTCTCTCGGGTGAAACCCTCGATTACGGCCCGTGCGCTTTCATGGACGCCTATGAACCAGGGCAGTTTTTCAGCTCCGTCGATCATGGCGGCCGTTATGCCTTCGATCAGCAGGCCCGCATCGGTCACTGGAATCTGGCTCGACTGGCCGAGTGTCTATTGCCACTCATCGATGAGGACAGCGACCGCGCCGTGTCTGCAGCGGAGCGGGTGCTCGACACCTACCGCCAGCGCTTTGAGGATCGCTACCAGGCCATGCTGGCCCGCAAGCTCGGGTTAAGCGACGTCCGTGACGGCGACGACGTCCTCGTCGAGCGATTGCTCGGCTTAATGGCGCGCCAGGGTGCCGACTTCACCAACACCTTCCGGCAGCTCAGCACCGCACCCCTGGATAATCAGGCGTCGGCGGACACCCTCTGCGCGCTGCTGGGCGATACCCGCGAGGCGCATGACTGGGTGGTGGCCTATCAGCAGCGACTACGCAGTGAAGATGCCCAGATGGCAGGTCAGTCCACCGCCTCTGAGCGTCAGGCGCGCATGCTGACCACAAACCCTGCCTTCATCCCCCGTAATCATCAGCTCGAGGCCGTATTGGCCGCGGCAGCATCAGGGGATATTGCGCCCGCGCAGCGGCTGCTGAGCGTGCTGATGCGACCGTATGAGACGCAACCTGATGCCGAGTCATTCGCCTCCCCGCCCCGTCCAGAGGAGCAAATTGCTGCCACCTTCTGCGGCACATGATCGCGGGACGAAAGGTCGCTTCGGGAACATCCCGGTCGTCACACTGCCGCAACAGGGGACGGGGAGACATCAACCGACAAGGAGACCATGCCATGGCAAAACAGCAATCGACTGACATGATGAACCTCGCCCAGGAGATGATGACCATCCAGCGTGACTACATGCTCTCCACGCTGCAGGCGATGAGTCCGGGGAAAAGCGACTCGGCAGGCTTGAACGGCATGCTTGAGCAGGAGATTGAAACCACACGCGATGCGGTGGAGAAAACGCTGAGCCTTGAGGAAAAAGCCATCGATGAGCTGCGCAAGGGAACCCGGGAAATCCCCGGCGTCAATGGCGTGGTTGACATGATGTCGGAGGTCTCACGGGGCGCTTTGCAGATGCGCGGGCAACTCTGGCGGACCTGGTTCGATCAGATGCGCTCGGCGCAGCAAAGCGCACCGACTTCCGCCTCGAAAGGCTGACGCATTCGCCGGTGGATCCCGGCTGGCCCATTCTCTCCCCGGCGGCCAGCCGGGTCCCGCACCGCACCACTCCACCCGGCCCGACACCGATGATCGGTGACTAAGTCACTGATGCGCTTGGACGCGGGCAGGACACTCACGGGTTAGGCACCGTTTCCGTGCCACCCACGAGGGGAGGAGTACAACATGACGAAAAATCATCCTGAAAACACCAGCCGGCGCCGTTTTCTAGCCGGCTCCGCCGCGGTCGCCGGTGCGACGGCCACCGGTCTTGGTGCTAGCGGGCTCATGGCCAGCCCACCGGCGCGGGCCATCCAGACACAGGCCCGTATTCTGATCGCCGGTGCCGGCGCTGCCGGTCTGTCCATCGCGACGCGCCTGTCACGTCAGCTTGATGGCGCTCGCATTACGCTGGTCGATAGCCGCGAGGTGCATCTGTATCAGCCCGGCCTCACCCTCGTTGCGACCGGTAACTGGACGCCCGGTCACGTAGAGGATCGGAACCAGCGCTACATTCCCGAGGGCGTCGAGTGGGTGAAGGACGATATCGTCGAGTTCATGCCCGATCAGGATCAAGTGGCTACTGCCGGTGGAGACACCCTCGACTACGACTATCTGGTCATCACCACCGGACTTCAGCTGAACTTCGATGAGATCGAAGGCATGGACACGGATTTGATCGGTCGCAACGGCATCGGGTGTGTCTACGCATCACCGGACCACGCCGAGCGAACCTGGCAAGCCGCAAGCACCTTCATCGAATCCGGTGGTGTCGGCTTGTTTACACGGCCACCCGGGCCCATCAAGTGTGCCGGTGCTCCGCTCAAGGTCACCATGCTCATCGAGGATGCCCTACAGGATAAGGGCAATCGCGCCAACGCCGAGCTGCATTATCTGCCCCCCGCGGAAGGTCTTTTCTCGCAGCCCGATGTCAACGCGTTTTTGAAAGACTACTTTCCCTCGAAGCGCGACATCGCCATTGACTACAACCACCCGCTGACCGCGATTGACGCGGAACGCCAGGAAGCCACGTTTACCACGCCGGATGGCCCAGTCACCCGGGACTATGACTTCATCCATGTTGTCCCGCCGATGTCGGCACCCGACATGATCCGACACGGTGAGCTCGGCTGGCAGGACGGCAGCTTCCAGGGTTGGCTTGAAGTTGACCAGTACAGCATGCAGCACCGCCGCTACCCCAATGTTTTCGGCGCGGGCGATGTCGTGGGTACCCCCATAGGCAAGACCGCAGCCAGCGTCAAGGCGCAGGCCCCCGTTGTGGCCGACAACGTTGTGGCAGCAATCCAGGACCAGGCATTCCCGGCCGCCTGGAATGGCTACACCTCTTGCCCCCTGATTACCGAGAAAGGGCAGGCCATGCTGGTGGAGTTTGATTTCGATCTGGCCATGACCCCTTCATTCAGCTTCATCGATCCGATGGAGTCGCAGTGGGCACCGTGGTTCCTCAAGGACCGGATGCTTCACGCGGCCTACAACGCGATGCTGCGCGGCCGAGTCTGAAGGAGAGACACAATGGAATTCTCAATTTTTGGCATTCTGGCAGTCGTCCTGGAGCTGTTGCGCCCCGTCCTACTGCCGCTGGCGCTGGTCATCCTCGCGGATGCCCTGCTTTACGCCTGGGTGATTGCCCGCCACAGCCATCTACGGATCGCCCCGGCTTTGCGGATGTCGGCTGTTCTGGGGGTGGCCGGCGGAATCGGTGCCGCTCTGTATTTCCCAGTCTGGACGGGCGCCAGTATCACGCAGCTCAGCAGTCTCCTGGACTACGTCGCCGTGATCGGCGCGGGTATCGGCCTAGGCATTGCCTTCGCTATTCTGGTCTATCCACCCGTTCAATTACTGATGAGGAAACCCGGCTAAACCCATGACAGACAGTCACCGAATAGAGCATTTTCCCATCGCCTTTTTCGCCATGATCATGGGGCTCTCGGGGCTGTCTCTCGCCTGGCAAAAAGCTGCAGAAGTACTGCACACACCCGCCGTGGTGGGCACCGCGTTGGTGCTCGCGACGGCCGGGATTTTCCTTGTGCTGGTGGGCATCTACCTGACGAAGCTTGTCCGCTTTCCTGCCGCGGTCGCAGCAGAGCTCAGGCACCCCGTGAAAATGAGTTTTTTCCCGGCGATCAGCATCAGCCTGGTCCTGCTCGGGACCGCATTGCGCGGGGTGTCACCAGATCTCGCCTACGGGCTATGGATAGTCGGTGCGTCCGCGCATCTGCTGGTCACCCTGTACATCGTGACTCAGTGGATGCACCAGGCGCACTTCGAAATCACGCATATCAACCCGACCTGGTTCATCCCAGCCGTTGGCAACATCCTCGTGCCTATTGCTGGCGTTGGCTTCGGACACGCAACGCTGTCCTGGTTTTTCTTCAGCATCGGCATTCTGTTCTGGCTGGTGCTGCTGAAGATCGTATTTTATCGAGTGTTCTTCCATGCCCCTTTGCCGGGGCGTCTACTGCCAACGCTGTTTATCATGGTCGCCCCGCCGGCGGCGGGCTTCGTGGCCTATATTCAGCTTGCAGGTAGTCTGGATGGGTTTGCCCGGATCCTGGTGAACATCGGGCTCTTTCTCACCCTGCTCCTACTGGTCCAGGCGCGCCGCTTCGCCTCGCTGCAGTTTTTCTTATCGTTCTGGGCCTACTCCTTCCCGATGGCGGCCATGACGATTGCAACGCTCATCCACCATGAACTCACCGGCAGTGGCGTCTTCCTGTGGCTGGGCGCGGTCCTGCTGGGACTGACTACCGTACTGATCAGCTGGCTCATCGGCCTCACGATCCGCGCAGCCGCTAATGGCCAGATCTGCCAACCTGAGGGATAGCACAGCGCACACCCGAGAATTGCCACAGGTCAATGTGAAGGGTGACCAGGGCTTTTACTGTTTTCATGGTGTGCGTACAGTTGCACTATCAAATTACAACAATTGCAATTAACTCTGGTAATCCGTGAGGACCATCATGACTGACAAGACTTTCCAGAATGACCGCCGCCGCCTGCTGCGCGGGGCCCTGCTGGGTGCCGCGGCCGCGCCGCTCGCCTACATGGGTGTGCGCAGCTCAAACGTGCTGGCGCAGGATATGCCACGGCTTGAGGAAGACGATCCGCAGGCGGTCGCGCTCAATTACGTGCACGATGCTACTGACAAGGACGACATGCGTGAATCGGGCGCAAACTGTGCCAACTGCCGGCTTTACCTCGGTGAGGGTGACGCCGAGTGGGGCGGCTGCACGGCGTTCCCTGGCAAGGCGGTCAACGTCAATGGCTGGTGCAGCGCCTGGGTCGCCACCTCCTGACACCACGGCGAGACCATCGCCTACAACCCGCGCTCACACGCTGACGCGCGGGTTTTTTTTGCCCTCGTCAGAACCCTGGGCGCTCGGTATCCTCCAATGAGGACCGAAAGCCAATTCAGCCACTGGAAGCCGAGTGCATGCGCCACCTGACCCGCGCCTTTCTCCTCGCCCTGAGCCTGGGTGCCATCAGCCAGACGGCGCTCGCCCAAGACATCCCACCGCCCATCAAGGCACTGCAGGATCGTGGCGCGAGCATTGGTGAGCGTTTCGAGGCACCCGGCGGACTGACAGGCTATACCGTGAGTTTTCAGGGCCAGACCCTTGCCGCCTACGTCACGGAAGATGGCACTCATGTCCTGGTGGGGACCCTGCTCGACGAGGCGGGCACCAACCTCTCCCAGCCAGTGATCGAGTCGGCTGAGAATGCTGCGCGGCAAGAGAGTGAATGGGACGCCCTTTCTGAGGCTCACTGGATTGCCGACGGCGAGGCCGACGCCGACCGGGTGGTCTATGCGTTCATGGACCCCAATTGCCCCTTCTGCCATCGCTTCTACGAAGACAGCCGGGACTGGGTCGAATCCGGCCAGATCCAGATCCGGCATATCATGGTGGGCGTCCTGCGCGAAGACAGCCTCCCCAAGTCAGCCACGCTGTTGTCTGCCGACGATCCGTCAACGGCGCTGGCTCAGCATGAAGCCAATTTTGATAATGGCGGCGTCACACCCGCTGATTCACTGACCGACGAAGCGCAAACTCAGGTACAGCAGAACAACGAGCTCATGAGCCAGCTCGGGATCCGCGGCACCCCGTCGGTCTTCTACCGTACCGAGGACGGAGAGATTGCCTTGGCGCGGGGCCTGCCACGCGATGAAACCCTCGACGCCGTCATGGGTGGCCCTCGCCCCGAATAACGGCTCAGCGCGTTAAGCGTGCCCGACTCTGATCGATGTAGAGTTCGCGCAGCCGCGCCGTTGCCTCACCCGGCTGGCCCTCGCCGATGGCCTGGCCATCGAGTTCGATCACCGGCGTCACGAAGGCCGTTGCGCTGGTGTTGAACGCCTCCTTGGCGGTGAGCGCCTCCGCCGGGGTGAACGGCCGCTCCTCCACGGTCACGCCAGACTCGCGCGCGTACTCAAGTACCGCTGCCCGCGTAATGCCGTGCAAGATGTCGTTAGACAACGGTCGGGTTATCAGGCGGCCATCCGTTGTCAGGATATGGGCGTTACTCGAGCTTGCCTCGGTCACGTAACCCCCTTCGGTCATCCAGACGTCATCCACGCCGGCCGCCACGGCTTCCGACTTCATCAACGACGGGTAAAGCAACTGCGTGGTTTTGATATCGCGGCGATGCCAGCGCAGGTCGGGCCGGGTCACCACACGCAGGCCACGGCGCGCGTCCGCATGATCGATCAGCGACATCGACTGGGTGAAGAGCACAAGCGATGGCGTGGCTGTCTCTGGCCGGACAAAACTGCGATCAGCGCACCCGCGGGTCAACTGAAGGTAAATCAATCCCTCATCCAGCTGGTTGCGGGCCAGGAGCTCACGATGGATCGCCCGCAGATCAACCGCTGAACCGTCGAACTCGATCCCCAGCTCGCCGAGACTGCGCTCGAGGCGACGCTGATGCGCGTCGAAATCCACCAGGGCCCCCTCTATGACCGCCGTGACTTCATACACGGCATCCGCGAATAAAAAGCCCCGATCAAAGACCGACACCCGAGCTTCGGATTCCGGGAGGAATGCCCCGTTAACATACACAATCCGCGACACGGCCCGCCCCTGTTTCGCAAAAACTGCAGTCTAGCGCAGGCGACGCCAGAGCCGTGAGGGGCTGTCGTCAACCAGGCGGACCTGGAGGATGACCTCCGCCCGCGCGCGCGGGCCTCGTGCGAACACTGTGAGTCGATGTCCTGATTGCGTGCGCTCCACCACTACCCGCGGTGGTTCGTGAAGGGCATGATCCGCCTCAAGCGACACAGGCGTCCCGTCACGCAACAGCACCGCTCGCCATGCCGCCGAATCCATTCGGGGATCTGGCACCATCGGCGCACGGGCGAGGCGCTCTCTCTGCGCGGCACCCCTTCGCAAGGCCGATTCGGCCGCCTCAAAAGCGATCGCGCGCTCCGCTGCCAAGCCGCTAACCCGCGCGGCGAGGAGACTGCGTTGAAGGCCCTCGAAAGCCATCATGGCCGCCACCAGAACCACGGCCAGAACGACGATTAATGCCGCACCACGCTGGCGGTGACCGCTCATCATGGCCATCGGTTGCGAAGCGCGACCGTCAGATCGACCGGTAGACGCAAAGGCGCCGACCCAAGCGTTTCGGCGCGGCCGCTCGCCACCTCCAGCGCGAGCGACACGCCGACAGGCGCTGCCGTGACGGTCTGATCATGACTCAGCATGCGAACGGACAGTGCCTCTACGCCCACTACCAGCTCTTCGCGGCGATAGCGCGCCGATGCCCGTCGGCGAAACATACTGCGCCGTTCCGCGTGCGTCGACGACGGGCCAACCTCAAACATCACGCGCTCCAGGGTGAAGACGGTCACCGCACCCGTGAGCGCCTGATAGGCCGTCGCCGGCAACCGGTTACTCGCGCCGCCCCCCGGCGCGCGGCTCAACGCCTGCGGTTCCTCCCCGGTGTGGATGAACAGGGCACACGCATCACCCGATGCGGCACTCACCACCACCGGCGTGCCTGTTGCAATGCCATGCGAACGGCCCAGCGGAAGAATGGCCTCCCCGGCTGATTCATCGGGAATGTTGGCCTCAAGCACAGCCCGAAAGCCAGTGAGCGTCAGCGCACCCTCAGCGCTGACCTCCACCGCCGGCCAGGCAGGGTCATGCCCGTCAGCGATGAGGTTTCGGCGCACGCTCGGATGGCAGCC contains:
- a CDS encoding NAD(P)/FAD-dependent oxidoreductase gives rise to the protein MTKNHPENTSRRRFLAGSAAVAGATATGLGASGLMASPPARAIQTQARILIAGAGAAGLSIATRLSRQLDGARITLVDSREVHLYQPGLTLVATGNWTPGHVEDRNQRYIPEGVEWVKDDIVEFMPDQDQVATAGGDTLDYDYLVITTGLQLNFDEIEGMDTDLIGRNGIGCVYASPDHAERTWQAASTFIESGGVGLFTRPPGPIKCAGAPLKVTMLIEDALQDKGNRANAELHYLPPAEGLFSQPDVNAFLKDYFPSKRDIAIDYNHPLTAIDAERQEATFTTPDGPVTRDYDFIHVVPPMSAPDMIRHGELGWQDGSFQGWLEVDQYSMQHRRYPNVFGAGDVVGTPIGKTAASVKAQAPVVADNVVAAIQDQAFPAAWNGYTSCPLITEKGQAMLVEFDFDLAMTPSFSFIDPMESQWAPWFLKDRMLHAAYNAMLRGRV
- a CDS encoding D-amino-acid transaminase — translated: MSRIVYVNGAFLPESEARVSVFDRGFLFADAVYEVTAVIEGALVDFDAHQRRLERSLGELGIEFDGSAVDLRAIHRELLARNQLDEGLIYLQLTRGCADRSFVRPETATPSLVLFTQSMSLIDHADARRGLRVVTRPDLRWHRRDIKTTQLLYPSLMKSEAVAAGVDDVWMTEGGYVTEASSSNAHILTTDGRLITRPLSNDILHGITRAAVLEYARESGVTVEERPFTPAEALTAKEAFNTSATAFVTPVIELDGQAIGEGQPGEATARLRELYIDQSRARLTR
- a CDS encoding protein adenylyltransferase SelO, producing the protein MTTIRNRYLDWLPSSGYAETAPVPVRAPSLLLVNETLGAELGLPPDWLQGESAAQRWAGNQLPPDSRPIALAYAGHQFGQPVPQLGDGRAVIIGQALDTQGSTWDLQLKGAGTTPFSRMGDGRAGIGPVLREYIVSEAMHALSIPTTRSLAAVTTGERIARSFGPEAGAVLTRVASSHLRFGSFEYFAHRGDVAALRQLADTAISWHFPSLDAHPTPDRWLALLDALVDQTAALIVEWLRVGFIHGVMNTDNMALSGETLDYGPCAFMDAYEPGQFFSSVDHGGRYAFDQQARIGHWNLARLAECLLPLIDEDSDRAVSAAERVLDTYRQRFEDRYQAMLARKLGLSDVRDGDDVLVERLLGLMARQGADFTNTFRQLSTAPLDNQASADTLCALLGDTREAHDWVVAYQQRLRSEDAQMAGQSTASERQARMLTTNPAFIPRNHQLEAVLAAAASGDIAPAQRLLSVLMRPYETQPDAESFASPPRPEEQIAATFCGT
- a CDS encoding PilW family protein, whose protein sequence is MSHQQTGFTVLELLIASSLAVGVILMAVTGLGTARQSEQIELAYQRLNENARLATDLLRQGLQRAGHPGCHPSVRRNLIADGHDPAWPAVEVSAEGALTLTGFRAVLEANIPDESAGEAILPLGRSHGIATGTPVVVSAASGDACALFIHTGEEPQALSRAPGGGASNRLPATAYQALTGAVTVFTLERVMFEVGPSSTHAERRSMFRRRASARYRREELVVGVEALSVRMLSHDQTVTAAPVGVSLALEVASGRAETLGSAPLRLPVDLTVALRNRWP
- a CDS encoding SLAC1 anion channel family protein encodes the protein MTDSHRIEHFPIAFFAMIMGLSGLSLAWQKAAEVLHTPAVVGTALVLATAGIFLVLVGIYLTKLVRFPAAVAAELRHPVKMSFFPAISISLVLLGTALRGVSPDLAYGLWIVGASAHLLVTLYIVTQWMHQAHFEITHINPTWFIPAVGNILVPIAGVGFGHATLSWFFFSIGILFWLVLLKIVFYRVFFHAPLPGRLLPTLFIMVAPPAAGFVAYIQLAGSLDGFARILVNIGLFLTLLLLVQARRFASLQFFLSFWAYSFPMAAMTIATLIHHELTGSGVFLWLGAVLLGLTTVLISWLIGLTIRAAANGQICQPEG
- a CDS encoding DUF5368 family protein, which codes for MEFSIFGILAVVLELLRPVLLPLALVILADALLYAWVIARHSHLRIAPALRMSAVLGVAGGIGAALYFPVWTGASITQLSSLLDYVAVIGAGIGLGIAFAILVYPPVQLLMRKPG
- a CDS encoding high-potential iron-sulfur protein encodes the protein MTDKTFQNDRRRLLRGALLGAAAAPLAYMGVRSSNVLAQDMPRLEEDDPQAVALNYVHDATDKDDMRESGANCANCRLYLGEGDAEWGGCTAFPGKAVNVNGWCSAWVATS
- the dsbG gene encoding thiol:disulfide interchange protein DsbG is translated as MRHLTRAFLLALSLGAISQTALAQDIPPPIKALQDRGASIGERFEAPGGLTGYTVSFQGQTLAAYVTEDGTHVLVGTLLDEAGTNLSQPVIESAENAARQESEWDALSEAHWIADGEADADRVVYAFMDPNCPFCHRFYEDSRDWVESGQIQIRHIMVGVLREDSLPKSATLLSADDPSTALAQHEANFDNGGVTPADSLTDEAQTQVQQNNELMSQLGIRGTPSVFYRTEDGEIALARGLPRDETLDAVMGGPRPE